A single window of Mugil cephalus isolate CIBA_MC_2020 chromosome 1, CIBA_Mcephalus_1.1, whole genome shotgun sequence DNA harbors:
- the si:dkey-32e6.3 gene encoding uncharacterized protein si:dkey-32e6.3 has protein sequence MAELGENSGRRTDEQDETEDRHVPEPGCGTSDPAGTVLPSPWSSNHSQQRKKLILHVDLNNTILVSDSVTSEKTVSTLDYYLTTVTWGKMSKHGKWEWLSDSPSLLPPCSDAVSYYSQFGHTSAFTSAAGRRFRGVRDEHLELLRWPEGAKADEDLSIKGEDGRLYHWILPSFFQLLRDLVKEGHEFAIVFRTFGIDLPQALKAVSRAMNDGAHPLFPDLPDLKLNVDMTAGKIRCSKRGIVVTRAGERLSSHDGDRGLYQYFSSAQGMAGFQDHYDWWAANTFSHRGGKPLWVDPFDQNVQHIFIDDNIRQNDEDTVVNPKVFLEPGGTETRTACISELYDLTLIQTDLLQAISDPNYFTQRVHICLENYERNLQQEAG, from the exons ATGGCGGAGCTCGGTGAGAACAGCGGCCGGCGAACGGACGAACAGGAcgagacagaggacagacatgTCCCCGAGCCCGGGTGTGGGACAAGTGACCCCGCGGGAACGGTCCTTCCGAGTCCCTGGTCCTCAAACCACAGCCAGCAGAGGAAAAAGTTAATCCTGCATGTCGACCTCAACAACACTATACTGGTATCGGACTCGGTGACGTCTGAGAAGACTGTATCGACCCTGGACTATTACCTGACCACTGTCACCTGGGGGAAGATGAGCAAACACG GAAAATGGGAATGGCTGAGTGACTCCCCCTCCCTGCTCCCTCCCTGCAGCGACGCTGTCAGTTACTACTCTCAGTTTGGACACACGTCTGCTTTCACCTCCGCCGCCGGGCGACGCTTCCGAGGCGTCCGGGACGAACATCTGGAGCTGCTCCGCTGGCCCGAGGGCGCCAAG GCTGACGAAGACCTGTCGATAAAAGGAGAGGACGGTCGCCTGTACCACTGGATCCTGCCCTCCTTCTTCCAGCTGCTCAGAGACCTGGTGAAGGAAGGGCACGAGTTCGCCATCGTTTTCCGTACGTTCGGAATCGATCTACCTCAAGCGCTGAAGGCCGTGTCGCGAGCCATGAACGACGGGGCTCATCCGCTCTTCCCCGACCTGCCCGACCTGAAG CTAAATGTGGACATGACCGCGGGAAAGATCCGCTGCAGCAAGAGGGGGATCGTCGTGACCCGAGCCGGGGAACGCTTGTCCTCCCACGACGGGGACAGAGGCCTGTACCAGTACTTCAGCTCGGCCCAGGGCATGGCCGGCTTCCAGGATCACTACGACTG GTGGGCTGCTAACACCTTCTCCCACCGCGGGGGGAAGCCGCTATGGGTGGATCCGTTTGACCAGAACGTACAGCACATCTTCATAGATGACAACATACGGCAGAACGATGAGGACACGGTCGTCAATCCGAAG GTGTTCTTGGAACCAGGCGGCACAGAGACTCGTACGGCCTGCATCTCCGAGCTGTACGACCTCACGTTGATCCAGACCGACCTGCTCCAGGCCATATCCGACCCAAACTACTTCACCCAGCGCGTCCACATCTGTCTGGAAAACTACGAGAGGAACCTCCAGCAGGAAGCAGGCTAG